DNA sequence from the Streptomyces sp. MST-110588 genome:
GAGCGCCCGTTCCTCTTCTCGCGCTCGGGGTGGGCGGGGCTCCAGCGGTACGGCGGGACCTGGTCGGGGGACGTGGCGACCGGCTGGCCGGGGCTGCGGGCATCGCTGTCGCTGGTGCTGGGACTGGGGCTGTGCGGGGTGCCGTACAGCGGCCCGGACGTGGGCGGCTTCTCGGGCGTGCCGTCCGCGGAGCTGTATCTGCGGTGGTTCCAACTGGCCGCCTACCTCCCGCTGTTCCGTACGCACTCGGCGCTGTACGCGGGCCGCCGGGAGCCGTGGGAGTACGGGCCCGAGGTGCTGGAGCACGCGCGGGCCGCGCTCTTGGAACGGGAGCGGCTGCTGCCGTACTTCGTCACGCTGGCACATCTCGCGCGGCTGACGGGAGCTCCGTACGTACGGCCCGTGTGGTGGGAGGAGCCGCGTGACCGCGCGCTGCGCGACTGCGGGGACGCGTTCCTCCTGGGGGACGCGCTGCTGGTCGCTCCGGTGCTGGAAGAAGGCGTGCGGCAGCGGACGGTGCGGCTGCCGCGCGGCCGGTGGTACGACACGGCCACCGGACACGCGTACGACGGCCCGGGGCAGGTACGGTTGGCCACTCCCCTGTCCCGGATCGCGGTCCTGGCACGGGCCGGCGCCGTACTCCCGGTGACGGGCGCGCAGGGCCGGATGGAACTGGAGACCTGGGCACCGGCCGCGGGCCGTACGGGCAGCGCGGTGGTGGTACCGGACGCCGGGGACGGGTGGCAGCGCCCCGTCGTCGAGCGCTTCGTGTCGCGGTGGGCGCAGGGCCGGGTGGTGGTGGAGCGGACGGAGGAAGGGCAGGCCGCACGCGAGGCCGGATACCCGGTCCGGGTACGCGGGACGGGGAGGGAATCCCGGCCGGATTGACGGGGCCGCCGGGGGATTTCGTGGTGGCCGTGCGGCTGCTGGACGAAAAGCCGTGCCGGCTGGTAGAGGGAACCCATGCCGAGAATCGCTGCCGCGCTGCGCGGCCTCACCGCGGCCGGCGCCGCACTGCTGGCTTTCACCGCGCTGCCGTCGCCGGATGCGCGGGCGGCCCACCGCGACCCGACCGCCCCCAAGGAATTCGTCGCACTGCGGGACGTGGATCCGACGATTCGCCAGGAGATGCGCTACTACTCGGAACACAATTTCGTGGGTGAGCCGGTGGACGGCTATCGCCGCCCGCTGTGCATCCTGACGCGCGAGACCGCGCGGGCCCTGCACCGGGCGCAACTGTCGTTCCTGCGGCGCGGCTACACCCTGAAGGTGTACGACTGCTACCGGCCGCAACGCGCCGTGAACCATTTCGTGGCATGGGCCAAGGACCTGGACGACGAGCGCATGAAGGCGGAGTTCTATCCGCGGGTGGAGAAGTCGGCGCTTTTCCGGGACGGTTACATCGCCGAGAAATCGGGCCACAGCCGGGGCAGCACGCTCGACCTCACGCTCGTACGGCTCCCCGGCCTGCCGACACGCCCTTACGAACCCGGCGAACGGCTGGTCCCGTGCTATGCGCCGCGCGCGGAGCGTTTCCCCGACAACTCCCT
Encoded proteins:
- a CDS encoding M15 family metallopeptidase, encoding MPRIAAALRGLTAAGAALLAFTALPSPDARAAHRDPTAPKEFVALRDVDPTIRQEMRYYSEHNFVGEPVDGYRRPLCILTRETARALHRAQLSFLRRGYTLKVYDCYRPQRAVNHFVAWAKDLDDERMKAEFYPRVEKSALFRDGYIAEKSGHSRGSTLDLTLVRLPGLPTRPYEPGERLVPCYAPRAERFPDNSLDMGTGYDCFDTLAHTLDPRVKGEQLKNRLLLKDGMERAGFTNYPNEWWHYTLTPETFPDTYFDFPVSRRSLTGR